The sequence below is a genomic window from Plasmodium gaboni strain SY75 chromosome 7, whole genome shotgun sequence.
ttttcatcatcaattagtttatgtatatatctTGGAATGTCTGAATCcaaacattttttaatacttTGCTCAGCTGCTTTTTCAAGTTTGTTTCCATTCTgatcataaatattttcgAATACGTTCAGCGAGCGTTTTACCTTTTGCAGACTATCATCGCTGTATACAATTAAATGaaacattttaaaaaaaaaaaaaaaaaaaaaaaaaaaaatacatatatatatatatatatatatatatatatataatattttttatgagAATGTCAaatttttacatttaaatattgtcacacgtataaaaaaaatattagaTTTGAATGAAgagaaataatatttatgtaataattatatttaacaaataaataaataaatatatatatatatatatatatttatttatttattcacataacatatatataatataatgtgcatatattatatgcacatattatatatttacacGTATGTAGAcgtttaatttttaatttattccttttccttttctttttttctttttttttttttgaaaaatcGGGGATCTGTTCTTATccttataaatattttttaaaattcATTTCTTccatttctttttaatttacgttttattatatataaataagaatatagACCTAACTCCTCTTTCCATCataatattgttataaataaaaatataatcaaatataaaaattttttattttctttttaagtttattaaatatatttatctcttattatataccttttttttttttttctttttaatttaatttaatttaatataaaaaagaaaaccaaaaaaacaaaaaaaaaggataaGTTCAAACTCTATGTTGCTTTAAataagaacaaaaaaaaaaaaaaaaattatatgaaaataaagaaattacatatttcatttaaaaacaaaaaaataaagaaaaaaaaaaaaaaaaaagaagaaaaaaggaaagaaaaataaaatatcctttttcttttatatattattctcaaatgttttcttttgataaatattaattatttcaaaaattgtaaatataaaaaaaaaaaagaaaaaaaaaaagaaaaaaaaaagaaaaaaaaaggttggggttaaatatatatctttttgAGAACATATGTAatacattaaatatataataaaataggaatattttatatatataaattatatatgtcGTCCTTTCAtttcaataaatatatatatatatatatattagaaaaaatataattatacattcattatatatttatgtatattatattatatatgtatatataattatatataaagatacataaaaaaatatattattaaatataaatatataccCATTCTTCTCattctatttttattatcataatttaaacaaatttcttttttttttttttttttgttttgaAAAACTGAACCTACATTTATAAACTACAAAAATAGatcttattttatttatttattttttaagctgaaaaaaaaaaaatatacatatatatatatatatatatatatatataataaaaataaagggaatatataaataatacaaaaagaaaattgttataaaataatattttttaatacctaaaatattgtattattattattgtacatcataataaatatattatatatatatatttatacatttatacatttatatatttaaaatatttttttgtgaatataatatttttaagtggtatatataaagaatggctccaaaaaaaaaggagGAAGAGCCCCCAAAGATACTCTTAGGAAGGtaaaggaaaataaaatattaagagaataataataaaaaaatataaaataaataaataaatatatatataaataaataaatatatatatatatatatatatatatatatatatatatataatgtatatcttcttgttattatatattgctcaatatatgatattaaaatatagatacctttttttttcataaattttttttttttttttttttttttttNNNNNNNNNNNNNNNNNNNNNNNNNNNNNNNNNNNNNNNNNNNNNNNNNNNNNNNNNNNNNNNNNNNNNNNNNNNNNNNNNNNNNNNNNNNNNNNNNNNNNNNNNNNNNNNNNNNNNNNNNNNNNNNNNNNNNNNNNNNNNNNNNNNNNNNNNNNNNNNNNNNNNNNNNNNNNNNNNNNNNNNNNNNNNNNNNNNNNNNNNNNNNNNNNNNNNNNNNNNNNNNNNNNNNNNNNNNNNNNNNNNNNNNNNNNNNNNNNNNNNNNNNNNNNNNNNNNNNNNNNNNNNNNNNNNNNNNNAtttattcctttttttttttttttttttttttttttttttctttagACCTAAGAATACGTTGAAGATGGGTTTAGTGGGTTTACCTAATGTGGGTAagtacaaaaaaataaaatattacatatatgtttattaaatgaatattattttattttattttattttttttttttttttttccttgCTAGGAAAATCGACTACTTTCAATGTGCTAACCAAATTAAATATCCCTGCTGAGAATTATCCGTTTTGTACAATAGATCCACATGAAGCTAAAGTGACAGTAGAAGATGAAAGATTTGAATGGCTGGTTAAACATTTTAATCCTAAAAGTAATGTGCATGCATATTTATCTATTTTTGATATTGCCGGATTAGTAAAGAATGCTCATTTAGGTGAAGGGTTAggaaataattttttatcaaatattGCAGCTGTAGATGGTATATATCATGTTGTTAGAGCATttgaaaatgaagatattATTCATACTGAAGGTAATATTAACCCAGTACGTGATttagatataataaattcagaattaatatataaagatatatcCCATTGTGAAAAGAATTTAGAAGAAGTAACTAAAGTTTtaaatagaaataaaaaagataaaataaaacaaaatgaacATGATGTTTTGACTGCTgtattaaattatttaaaagaacATAAGTGGATTAAAGATGGTACTTGGAAAAGTAATGAAATAGAAgttataaatgaatataattttttaacTGCGAAACCAGTTGTATATCTTGTTAATATGAGTGAAGCCGATTTTATaagacaaaaaaataaatatctagctaaaatttataattgggtacaagaaaaaaataaaggtACCATTATACCTTATTCAGCTGAAGTGGAACAAAAAATCCTTTCAATggatgaagaagaaaaaaaacaatatttccaaacaaataatattaaacaAAGTATGctaaataaaataattaaaacAGGATATTATGAAATCaatttaatacatttttttacatGTGGTCATGATGAAGTGAAATGTTGGACTATCAGAAAAGGAACAAAAGCTCCACAAGCAGCAGGTGTTATTCATACTGATTTTGAAAAAGGTTTTATATGTGCTGAGgtctataaatatacagATCTTGTCGAATATAAATCAGAAGGAGAAGTTAAAGCTAATggaaaatatttacaaaagGGTAAAGATTATGTGGTTGAAGATGGAGatattatctttttcaAATTTAATGTATCATCAGgaggaaaaaaataaattacataatatataaatatattcatttataaatattataaaatttctATTATATCATTACTAAAATAGATCAAATtattcacatatatatattatatatatgttatttttttttttttttttcatattgTGATAATTGTCTTAGGGAgacattatttattttatatatcacGTACATGATTGtcttctttattataatttttattttttttaagccaattaacatttaaaaaattttacatttattaaataaatatatatatatatatatatatatatatatattatgattacCCATGGGGTGAATCTTTCAAAGAGTTATAAGAggaacaaaaaaaaaaaaaaaaatataatataataaaaataaatcaaataaatatataaatatcataAAACATGTGTACTCTCTTTTGGATGgtaattattttcttttcttttcttttctttttttttttctaatgaatatatttaaataaaaacttCTTGTGAAAAGAACTACGTACAgtatcatttatatatgatggtgtttttttttcttttttctcACAGGTATTTCTAAAGATAGCATCATCTGTccattttcttttttttgtactCACTTCATCATTATCACTACTATCTTCTAAATTAATTAATGGGTTATTAGTtaatacattatttttttttttttttaaaagttcttgttcttctttttcttttttaagTTTTTCCATCCTTTctctttttaaattttcaaGTTCTCTTAGTAGTTCTTTTTCCTCTTCATCAGATTCGTCATCTTCACttgaattattatcacttgaattattatcactTGAGTTATTATCACttgaattattatcactTGAATTATTACCACTTGATTTATTATCACttgaattattatcactTGAGTTATTATCACTTGAGTTATTATCACttgaattattatcacttaaattattatcactcATATCATCCTCCGACATATCATGTTTgattttcctttttttaacatttcttttattcttcatttttaatttttccttttttttgtttttctttttagATTTTTTTGTCCATTCATCTCCAATAACATCATCTTCATCTTCTGGAAAGGGATTTTTAAAATCATGATTTgtcaatttttttatattttctatgGCTAGTAATTTATTACCTTTAACGTTTTctttattgtttttattttctagttgtattaaattatttttaatcatatttttatcttctACATAGTCACTTAAATCTCttgttttcatttttaGGTGTCCTGGCAAATCTCGACTGCAGACTTTGAGTGTCTGACTAACCTTTCGATTCCCTCctataagaaaataaaacattatcaatattaagcatattataaatatcaatatatattatgatgttattatataaaataataatttctttgagcagtaaaaaaaaaagaaaaagaataacatatatatatattgtgtTCTAAATGAATAGcaacatttttaaaaataaacacatatatattatatatatatatatatttttatgtttatgtttatatttatttatttcttattaCCTTGATTATCACCTCCT
It includes:
- a CDS encoding putative GTP-binding protein (part of same gene as PGSY75_0722400B~gap found within coding sequence), with amino-acid sequence MAPKKKEEEPPKILLG
- a CDS encoding putative GTP-binding protein (part of same gene as PGSY75_0722400A~gap found within coding sequence), which encodes MNIILFYFIFFFFFSLLGKSTTFNVLTKLNIPAENYPFCTIDPHEAKVTVEDERFEWLVKHFNPKSNVHAYLSIFDIAGLVKNAHLGEGLGNNFLSNIAAVDGIYHVVRAFENEDIIHTEGNINPVRDLDIINSELIYKDISHCEKNLEEVTKVLNRNKKDKIKQNEHDVLTAVLNYLKEHKWIKDGTWKSNEIEVINEYNFLTAKPVVYLVNMSEADFIRQKNKYLAKIYNWVQEKNKGTIIPYSAEVEQKILSMDEEEKKQYFQTNNIKQSMLNKIIKTGYYEINLIHFFTCGHDEVKCWTIRKGTKAPQAAGVIHTDFEKGFICAEVYKYTDLVEYKSEGEVKANGKYLQKGKDYVVEDGDIIFFKFNVSSGGKK
- a CDS encoding putative cell cycle control protein cwf15; the encoded protein is MTTAHRPTWYNAIGGDNQGGNRKVSQTLKVCSRDLPGHLKMKTRDLSDYVEDKNMIKNNLIQLENKNNKENVKGNKLLAIENIKKLTNHDFKNPFPEDEDDVIGDEWTKKSKKKNKKKEKLKMKNKRNVKKRKIKHDMSEDDMSDNNLSDNNSSDNNSSDNNSSDNNSSDNKSSGNNSSDNNSSDNNSSDNNSSDNNSSEDDESDEEEKELLRELENLKRERMEKLKKEKEEQELLKKKKNNVLTNNPLINLEDSSDNDEVSTKKRKWTDDAIFRNTCEKKEKKTPSYINDTVRSSFHKKFLFKYIH